The DNA window GGGGCTTAAAGGAGCCGCTGCTCTGCCGCGTCCCTGCCGCCAGCTACGCCGCGGACCCTCCCAGCCCCACGCCGCGTCCAGTTCCCTGACAGCCACGCCCTGAGGGGCGGGAGGCCTAGCCAAAGTGGCCACGCCTCTTTCTTAAGGTCAGCGTCTCATCCCTCCCGTTCCAGCCCGCCGAGCCCCGCCTCTAATGACTCCACCCCTTTAGCATTGGCTCGGGGATCACAGGCTGATCCGAACCCGCTGGAGTCCTTCAGGCCCCGCCCATGCCACGCCCCCTCTCTGGGGCTCCGCCTTTTCCGCAGGTCTCCTTCCTCGCTGGGGTCGGAAGCAGGTGTGGAGGGAGGTGTGGAATGGTTTCTGTCCTTCAGTCTCATGACTGATATCCTTGAAGCTCCGAAGGGCCGCGAGACGAACCGGGGCTCAGCTGGGACCAGAGTGCTGACCAGAAAACTCTGGAGtatggagggggaggggtaggcTGTGCAGCCCTGGTGACTGTGATTCTCTCCCAACAGTGTCctacctttcttcctccttccccttatGGAGGAAGAAGGCGCCTACCCACGGGGATCACAGAGATAGGGAGGGCCCCAGACACTTATATCTGAATAACATACTGTGGGGTAGGGGATGACGGTGGCCAGGCTTATGGCTTGAGACCCTTCAAGACTAAGTGCTTGGGCCCGGGATGTTCAAGGCCCAGACTTCAGGGGACAGGCCCATGTGTCTGGGGTTCACTGGGTAGTCAGATCTCAGACCTGAGACTTGAACCCTGTTGAGGCCTCCCAAAGCCTGCAGCCATTAGCAGAACCCAGCTGGCCTGAGCACATGTAAACTTGCTTCATGCCCACGGAGGCCCCCAGCACTGGCAGATGCCCCAGATCTGAGGCTTGTTAGACCAACTTGGGCTCATTTCCACATTAGAACTGGGTTCTGCTCAGGCCGCCTCAGGTTTAAGAAGACTCCAAGGCTAAGCAGGTATCAGCACACCTAGGCTGGCCCTGTAGCAGGATAGACAGAGCGTGCTCTGGAGGGGCTTTGGCCTGAGCATCCTCAGGCTTCAGATCTGAGGCTTTGAACCAAACAGGTTAAAGCCAGCCGCAGGCCTGACTGGGACCCAACAGGCCTACACAAGCCTCCTGCCTGCTCAAGAGCCTCTACTGTAGGCGGATGGAAGCTGGGCAGCACCCTCCCTCCCTTGACTCTCTGGCTCAAGGGATTCCTGTGGAACACTGTAGCTGCCACATCCTGGCCTGTCCCCTggagagccagggggaggggattGTCCTCAAAGCCTCTCATGGCAGGTACAGATGGGGTGGGAAAAtacaggggtgaggggtgggaggcagaaagTGGGTAGCCTGCCCTGATAGGCTCATATGACACTTGACCTCCCTAGGCCTCAGTATCCCCAGCTGTACCAGGACAAGATGTTCCAGGCCCAGGCTCTGTGATGCCTGAAAACTCCTAGGCAgactcttctcctccctctcccacccccttccaccaTGGCCCAGCCCAGCTTGGTAGCGTGCCAGGAACAACCGCTATTGTTTGACTGGAAAAGCTGCTTCCTCAGCAGAAGGGGGGGGCCTTTCCCAGGGACACCCTGTCCTCACCCTCACCAGTCATCAGGTTGTGACCGCCTGGGCCCTAAGGGGCATTGCCAGGTCACCAGACACCCTGGTCAGGAGAGGTAGCTAAGGGGTTTTAGGTGCAAATCGACCAGCTTCATCTTTCCCACTCAgctcctctgtttcctcatctgtaaaatggggataatagagCCTACCTGATCAGCTGGTGGCACAACCAGCCCAGCGTGGCACATGCTAAGTGCTCAGGAAACCGAGGCAGCCTTCTATTAAAGACCCAAACTTCTTCCCTCATCCCTCTGTGTCCAATGGAGGCCTGGACTTAGCATGTAAGGGCATTCATGGTCCCCGACTCCTGGTGCCAGCACTCAACCCAAAATGAACACTCAGAACCTTACTGGGGTCTGAAGTGGCATCTAGGCAAGGGGCCTTGGTGGAGGAAGACCCTGAAAAGACCTCCTTAAAGAAACCCCCGCCCCTTGCCCCCAAGATGAGTAGGCATCAAGGCCTGGGAAGCAGGCCCTCATCCATGGCAGACTGGTGGACAcggggcagagggaatggggtAAGCAAAAGTGGGGGCCAGGAACAAGGACTGGCCTATGGCAAAGGTACTTCTCAGAGAGGCTCTAGTGCTGGGCTGGGGCCAGGATGGGGTGCTCTGTAGGGTAGAGAGGAGATGCTGAGCACCAGGGGTGGCTCCCCTTCCCAGTCCCTAGCCATACACCAACTCTCTACACAAGCCTGTTTATTTCTGTACAAAACCATGTTTCTATTTTACACAAAGAGCACCCCACCTTTTACCCCACCCTCTCTCCTCACAACAGCACCCTAGCCCTGGGAAGCATCCCCCCAGGAGAAGGGGGCTGAGTGAGGCCCCGCCCATTGGCCCTCACTTCTGTCTGACCGAGCTGGGCTGGCCCAAGCTCCActctggagaaaataaataaaaaagctcaggcagactctgtgctgggccagCCAGACTCTCTGCCACCCAGTGGCCAGGCAGCTGGGCCCTCAGAGCATGGGCAGGCCCTCGAATGTCAGTCTGTGAGCCATGTAGGTGTGTGGAGACCCCACCCCACAGGCCTGAGGTGCCAGGGTTACAAGTAGGTGTCCTCACTCTCCTGGGACGTCAGGCTCTCCTGGGAGTGGTGGTGGACTGAATCCTGGGAGCGGTGATGGGCTGAATCCTGGGTAGCTGAGTCCTGCAGGGCTGGGTCCTGGTGGGCTGGATCCTTCAGGGGCACATCCTGTGGGGGACATGTATCTCCTGCAGCAGCTGCCACCTTGGCTTGACTTGGGACTGGGGACTTATCCAGCTGCCCGCTTGCCTTTGCCTGCTTCCactgctccttctccttctggctCTGTCTGGGTGGCTTGGGCTTGCCTTTAGAGCCAGGGAGCAGGGCATCTGGGGGCAGGCGGATGGATGGTGAAGGTTGCAGGGTGGGCCAAGGGCCTGGCTCCGCCTCCATGATGGCCTTGGCACCATGCAGCCTGGGTGGAGAGCAGCACTGCAGCTCACCCCGGGTCTCTTGCCAGCGCCGCAGCTGAATGAGGTGCTCACGCTCAATCTGGCGCTCTGTCACCGGCAACTCTACCACCTGTGTGCATGGTAACAGGAAGATGGGCACCAGGAAGAAACTTCCTCTCTACTTCCCAACCTGGCCCTGCTCTCCATCACCATGCCCCAGCCCTGGTCACTAAAGGCTGACCCTAGGAATAATGAGGGTCTGGTCCCTGTGGTGATCACAAGTCCCAGAGCCAAGTGCCAAGTGACCCAGGCACTTGGGACCCACTGCCTCAACTAGAAAGCTGCCCACAACTCGAGTCCACCTGCCTAACTATGTGTCACCTAAGTACAGTCCCTGAGAGACAAAAAtccacaaaggaaagaaaaaagggaaaataaagccaAGGCCATGGATGTGGTaccaggaaagaagagagggtgaTGAATTGTAGCTCCTCTCATTACTAAGTGGTTCAGAACAGGGAAGGCCCTGCAAACCTAGGCCTCTCTGTGCCCCTGTCTTCTCATTAAGACAGGAGGATAAGGTCTACCCACACCATCCTGAGCTGCTGAGCACCAGGCCTGGCACCAGTAACCCATCTTCGGGGCAGAGAGTTACCAGGCCCCTTCTGAAGGGCCCCCATGTCTCCCACTCCCACCCAGGGATGATGGGAGGGTGTGGGCCGTACCTCCTGGACCAGGAAGGCCTCCTGCATGATCTTGGGACTGAGGCTCCGCAGTTGCTCGATAGTCTCATACTGGCCCTGACAGGCTTTGAGCTTTTCAGGGGAGCCCAACGCATGTTTCAGCAGCACCAGCCCCACCCGGAAAATGATCTTGACTCCTGCATGAGGGGGTGGTAAAAGGGCCTGTAAGGAGTTTCTCTGAAAATAGAGGCCCCCTGTGGGCTGGGTTAGAGGCAGTGCTGTTCCTCCAAGCCCAGCCCAGTACCTTCACAGAAGAACATATCCCAGACACGAAGCACAGAGCTCCAGGGCAGGGTGCGGGCAAAGGCACACATGAACCACTCTGTCATGTACAGCAGCGGGTCGATCTTCTGCCGGCTGAGGTGCTTGTGGGCCACGGGTGACACCTTCTGCAGCAGGGAGAAGAGGATCTCCCCATCCAGTTGGATCGCCTCCTGGGGGACACAGTGAGGCCGTGGGGCCAGGACTGTAGGCGACACTCTGGCTCCCAGTACCAGGCAGGCATTCGTTCATCCCTCAGGCAGCTACTGCCTGCAGGGAACCAACCTTGAGTTGGGTGCTGGGATACACTGAAGAACAAACCACACACAGCTGGTCTACCTCGTGAAGCATGTAGTGAAAAGGGGCAAACAGATGAATCACAGGGGCAAAGAGACGGGGGACAGGGTGGGCGTTGATGGGGGAGGTGGCTAAGTGCCCAGAATATGGCAGAACCAGGAATGCTGAATTAGCATGTGCAGAGGTCACACCTGTCAGAGTCACAAAAAGCTTTCTGAGGGCTAAAagctgaaggaaaggaagggttATTATGGGAATGAAGGGAGTAGAGGTTTAAGCCTcaaggcagaggcagggaggaacTTGGTGCACTGGAGGAACTGTGATCCTGCCAAGCAGCCAGATGGCTAGAAGCAGCCATGGAGGCCAGGGTGGAACCAATAACTCTGGAGCCTAGAAGACCTGACCTTGGAGGGCCTTGGGTCGTCAACCTGAAAGCAACAGAAGTCTGGGAAGGTTTTAAGCTGGGGCAACAGTGGCTGTGGAGAGAAAGGCCTGGAGAGGCCACAAAGGGCAGGTCCCAGGCCTGGTCTGGACCCAGCGAGCACTCACCAGTTTCTCACTGTAGTAGCCAGGCAGGTACTTCTCACAGATCTGCACCAGGCACCAGAAGGCTTGCTGTGGGCGAGAGAGACATGAGGCCTTGCTGCTGGGTATTCCCTGCCCACCCACTCACCCGTCCAGGGCCCGGTGGTACCTCAGCAGGCATGTGCATGAGCAGAACAGCGGCAATGGGTGCCTGGGCCTGGCAGTAGCCCTCCTCAGGTCGGTAAAGGGTATAGGCCTTCAGCACACGGAATAGGTCCTGCTGGCTGTAGAAGGGCCAAGTGGGGCAGGGAAGATAGGTATGACTGCCACGCCTACCAGACCAGACCTGGCTCAGAATTGGTGACCTGACTCTGGTCAGCAAGGGGTTGGTTTCCCACTGCAGCACTCAGACTCTCACAAGaccagaggaggaagcagagagggcacctcccccgccccaccccataTGACAGCTGAGGGCAGAGGCtcaaagagaaagcagaggcagAACCAGGCAGGATGCCAGATACAGGGTAAGAGTGTGTCAGGGCTGGAAGTGTGGGCCTCTCATTCAGCAGCTGTGTCTTCTTGGCCAGATAGCTTTGTCCTAGGTGTCTATCTTGGGCCTCTGGCCTGGCCTGCCTATCCTTCCCCTCCTACATACCTTCTGCACACCCAGTTATCTCTAACCCTCTTTCTCCCCACCAAAACCTGTTTCCAGAAGAGGACCAGGCAAGCTCTAGCACGCTGGGGAGTAAATGAAAGTTGCCCCAAAGGTAAGAGAAGAAGCTAAGAAGACCCATCCGATTCAAACCAAAGGGAAACTCTAACAGTGGAGTTTGGGACTCCCAGTTTCTGGGCCCCGGAGATAcacccaaactcattttacatcCTCTGCGCCCTGAGGGACAGGGCCCAGGCCACCTCCAGCCCATAAGATCCAGTCTGCTCACCCATGGCCTCCCCGGGACACAAACATCTCATGGAAAGGGAACTGCCGGTGCAGATCACGTTCAATGACATCCAGCCACTTAGGGTCCCCAGGGGACATGTCCAGCTCCTAGAAGCAAGATCAAGAGCATGTATTAGGAGTTAGGGATGGCTGCTGGGAAGATACAACTGTCCCAG is part of the Zalophus californianus isolate mZalCal1 chromosome 14, mZalCal1.pri.v2, whole genome shotgun sequence genome and encodes:
- the TBC1D10A gene encoding TBC1 domain family member 10A isoform X1 → MDAAHGRGVGGVGGGPEAEAAEVAEVAAGAEAAGAAGMAKSRGENGPRAPAAEGSLSGTRESLAPGPDAAAADELSSLGSDSEANGFAERRIDKFGFIVGSQGAEGALEEVPLEVLRQRESKWLDMLNNWDKWMAKKHKKIRLRCQKGIPPSLRGRAWQYLSGGKVKLQQNPGKFDELDMSPGDPKWLDVIERDLHRQFPFHEMFVSRGGHGQQDLFRVLKAYTLYRPEEGYCQAQAPIAAVLLMHMPAEQAFWCLVQICEKYLPGYYSEKLEAIQLDGEILFSLLQKVSPVAHKHLSRQKIDPLLYMTEWFMCAFARTLPWSSVLRVWDMFFCEGVKIIFRVGLVLLKHALGSPEKLKACQGQYETIEQLRSLSPKIMQEAFLVQEVVELPVTERQIEREHLIQLRRWQETRGELQCCSPPRLHGAKAIMEAEPGPWPTLQPSPSIRLPPDALLPGSKGKPKPPRQSQKEKEQWKQAKASGQLDKSPVPSQAKVAAAAGDTCPPQDVPLKDPAHQDPALQDSATQDSAHHRSQDSVHHHSQESLTSQESEDTYL
- the TBC1D10A gene encoding TBC1 domain family member 10A isoform X2; the encoded protein is MDAAHGRGVGGVGGGPEAEAAEVAEVAAGAEAAGAAGMAKSRGENGPRAPAAEGSLSGTRESLAPGPDAAAADELSSLGSDSEANGFAERRIDKFGFIVGSQGAEGALEEVPLEVLRQRESKWLDMLNNWDKWMAKKHKKIRLRCQKGIPPSLRGRAWQYLSGGKVKLQQNPGKFDELDMSPGDPKWLDVIERDLHRQFPFHEMFVSRGGHGQQDLFRVLKAYTLYRPEEGYCQAQAPIAAVLLMHMPAEQAFWCLVQICEKYLPGYYSEKLEAIQLDGEILFSLLQKVSPVAHKHLSRQKIDPLLYMTEWFMCAFARTLPWSSVLRVWDMFFCEGVKIIFRVGLVLLKHALGSPEKLKACQGQYETIEQLRSLSPKIMQEAFLVQEVVELPVTERQIEREHLIQLRRWQETRGCAPEGSSPPGPSPAGLSYPGFSPSPLPGFSPPPLPGEPDVPGE